In Haliaeetus albicilla chromosome 2, bHalAlb1.1, whole genome shotgun sequence, a single genomic region encodes these proteins:
- the KBTBD2 gene encoding kelch repeat and BTB domain-containing protein 2, protein MSTQDERQINTEYAVSLLEQLKFFYEQQVLTDIVLIVEGTEFPCHKMVLATCSSYFRAMFMSGLSESKQTHVHLRNVDAATLQIIITYAYTGNLAISDSTVEQLYETACFLQVDDVLQRCREYLIKKINAENCVRLLSFADLFSCEELKQSAKRMVEHKFTAVYHQEAFMQLSHDLLIDILSSDNLNVEKEETVREAAMLWLEYNTESRSQYLSSVLSQIRIDALSEVTQRAWFQGLPPNDKSVVVQGLYKSMPKFFKPRLGMTKEEMMIFIEAAAENPGSLYSSVCYSPQAEKVYKLCNPPADLHKVGMLVTPDNDIYIAGGQVPLKNTKTNHSKSSKLQAAFRTVNCFYWFDAQQNTWFPKTPMLFVRIKPSLVCCEGYIYAIGGDSVGGELNRRTVERYDTEKDEWTMVSPLPCAWQWSTAVAVHNCIYVMAHNLMYCYFPRSDAWVEMAMRQTSRCFASAAAFGDKIFYIGGLHIASNSGIRLPSSTVDGSSVTVEIYDVNKNEWRMAANIPAKRYSDPCVRAVVISNSLCVFIRETHMNERAKYATYQYDLELDRWFLRQHISERVLWDLGKDFRCTVGKLYPSCLEESPWKPPTYLFSPDGADEFELDGEMVTLPPV, encoded by the exons AGCCATGTTCATGAGCGGGCTAAGTGAAAGTAAACAAACACATGTACACCTGAGGAATGTGGATGCAGCCACTTTACAAATTATCATAACTTACGCATACACGGGTAACTTGGCAATAAGCGACAGCACAGTAGAACAGCTTTATGAAACTGCCTGCTTCTTACAG GTAGATGATGTGTTACAGCGGTGTAGAGAATACTTAatcaaaaaaattaatgcagaaaattgTGTGCGTCTGTTAAGTTTTGCTGATCTCTTCAGCTGTGAAGAGTTAAAACAGAGTGCTAAAAGAATGGTGGAGCACAAGTTCACAGCTGTGTACCACCAGGAGGCTTTCATGCAACTGTCACACGATCTATTGATAGATATTTTAAGCAGTGACAATTTAAATGTGGAAAAGGAGGAGACAGTTCGTGAAGCTGCCATGTTATGGCTGGAGTACAACACAGAGTCACGATCGCAGTATCTGTCCTCTGTTCTTAGCCAAATCCGAATCGATGCACTTTCAGAAGTAACGCAGAGAGCCTGGTTTCAAGGCTTGCCACCTAATGATAAGTCAGTGGTGGTGCAAGGACTGTACAAATCAATGCCCAAGTTTTTCAAGCCCAGACTTGGTATGACAAAAGAGGAGATGATGATATTCAttgaagctgctgctgaaaaccCTGGTAGTCTTTATTCTTCTGTCTGCTATAGCCCCCAGGCAGAAAAAGTTTACAAACTCTGCAACCCTCCTGCTGACTTGCATAAGGTTGGGATGCTTGTCACTCCTGATAATGACATCTATATAGCAGGTGGGCAAGTTCCTCTGAAAAACACGAAAACCAATCACAGTAAAAGCAGCAAACTCCAGGCTGCCTTCAGAACTGTGAATTGCTTTTACTGGTTTGATGCACAGCAAAACACTTGGTTTCCAAAGACACCGATGCTCTTTGTTCGTATAAAGCCATCCCTGGTCTGCTGTGAAGGCTACATCTATGCAATTGGAGGAGACAGCGTTGGTGGAGAACTCAACAGGAGAACTGTGGAGAGATATGATACTGAGAAAGATGAGTGGACCATGGTAAGTCCGTTGCCTTGCGCATGGCAATGGAGCACAGCAGTAGCAGTTCACAACTGCATTTACGTAATGGCACACAACTTGATGTACTGTTATTTTCCCAGGTCAGATGCTTGGGTAGAAATGGCTATGCGACAAACAAGTAGATGttttgcttcagctgctgcttttggtgATAAAATATTCTATATTGGAGGACTGCATATTGCCAGCAATTCTGGTATAAGGCTCCCAAGCAGTACTGTAGATGGGTCTTCCGTAACAGTGGAAATCTATGACGTGAATAAAAACGAATGGAGAATGGCAGCCAATATCCCTGCCAAGCGGTATTCTGACCCATGCGTTAGAGCTGTTGTCATCTCTAATTCTTTATGTGTCTTTATACGAGAAACCCACATGAACGAGAGGGCGAAGTATGCCACCTATCAATATGACCTGGAACTCGATCGCTGGTTTTTAAGGCAGCATATATCAGAACGTGTGCTGTGGGACTTGGGGAAAGACTTCCGGTGCACGGTAGGAAAGCTGTATCCGTCTTGCCTTGAAGAGTCCCCATGGAAACCTCCAACATATCTCTTCTCACCAGATGGAGCTGATGAATTTGAGCTGGATGGGGAGATGGTTACTTTACCACCTGTATAG